TGAAGGAAGAGCGGATTCTCTATCCCTCGATGGATCAAGTGATCAGTGACGACGAGCGCGCAGCGATCTATCAAGCGATGAAGGAGATTCCCGAAGAACGGTACCAGGCTAGCTGTGGAAGCGAATAATCGTGAGCCGCGCGCGGCGTCTGACCCACGCGTCAGGGCTTGGGTATGTCCGGCCGGGGATCTGGAATAAAACCTCGACTGTTCGGCATGGAGATGCCGGGCAGTGAATGGGCATCGAGCACGGTCTCCTCTGCAATAATGCCGTTCTGGTAGAGCAACCAAGCCACGACCGAGTAGATTTCGTCCGGCGAGAGGCTTTGCGGAGCGGGAAACGGCATGGCGCGATGCACGTAATCATACAGCGTGGTTGCATAGGGCCAGTAACTGCCGATGGTTTTGATCGGGTGTTGACTCGCCAACGTGCCGACGCCGCCGACCAGACGGTCCATCGGGCCTTCCTGCCCCGTCGGTCCATGACAAGTCGCGCAACGTGCGGCAAAGATGGCCGCCCCTTGTTTGACGGTCCCTTGGCCGGCAGGCAATCCCTCGCCCGTCGGCGCCACATCGATGTTCCATGCCTGGATTTCCTGATCTGTGGCGGGCCGTCCCAATCCATAGCCGTGCGTTCGTTCCGGTCTGTCCGCCTGGCCGCCGGCCCATAAGATTCCTGCGCCCAGGATGACGGTGAGTCCCGTCGTAAGAATGTTACGCATGGACATTGCTCACCTGCCCATCCGCTGCAATGTGCCAGCTTTGGATCGCATTGTAGTGGTAGACCGAGTTCACCCCACGTATCGCCACCAAGGTCGCGCGGTCCGGTTGTCGATATCCTGTGTCGTCCAGGCAGCGGCTCTGCAAAATTACATCCTCTCCGTTCCACCGCCATGGCAAGCGAAACCTGGTATGGCACTTGGGCAGGATCGGCTCTTGTAAGGTCGCCTGTTGCCAGGATCGTCCTCCGTCCGTGCTCACCTCAACCAGCGCGATGCGGCCTCTCCCGCTCCATGCCAGCCCGCGGATCTCCTGAAATCCAGGCTGGATCCGTTGTCCGCCCGACGGAGACGTAATGACGGATTTGGCGTCCATGACCATGGTGAATTGGCGGGCCGTGCCGTCCGGCAGCAGATCCGTATATTGCGACGTTTCTTCGCGGGTCATGAAGGGCGCCCTGCCGAACTTCAGCCGTCGCAACCACTTGATGCAGGTGTTGCCTTCCCAGCCGGGGATGAACAGGCGGAGCGGATAGCCCTGTTCCGGGCGAAGCGGTTCGCCATTTTGGGCATAGCAGAGCATCGCCTCCTCCAGGATGGACGCCAGTGGAAGGCTGCGCGTCATGGCAGCCGCATCGCTGCCTTCGGCCAACATCCAGGATGCGTCGGGATGTACTCCCACTTCTTGCAGGACGGTCTTCAAGGCCACGCCGGTCCATTCGTTCGTGCTCGTCAGACCGTGGGTTTGCTGCGCGGTCTGCCCGGCTGGTTTGTGCCATTCCGGCGCCGAATTGCCAGAACATTCGACGAAGGCCAACCGCGAAACGGAAGGAAACCGTTTCAAATCGTCCATGGTAAAGGTCCAGGGCTGGTCCACCATGCCGTGAATGAGGAGGCGGTGCTGTGCCGCTTGAATGGTCGGCACGCCGTTGTGATGCCGCTCGAAGTGCAAGGAGGAAGGGGTCAGGATCCCGTGCGAGTCTTGCAGAGGTGTCAGCGACGACCACCAGGAACGTGGGACACGGACGGATTTTTCAAAGGCTGATCGTTGCCCATAGGCAGTTGGCGCCGTGCCTGGTACCCGCGTGGGATCTCCCGACGCACCCTCAGTGGTCGCTTCGGCGGATGGCTTCATCGATCCGATGAGCATCGCGCCCACTAAGCCGGCCGTTCCGGCCAGAAGGCTCCGTCGATCCAGAAGGGATTCGCCCTCGACAGCGGGCCGTCCGCCTTCCTCAGCTGGTGCATCCTCCTGATCGTGCATGGAAAGCTCCTCCAGTATCAGGCGGTCACAGGGTCATGAGAGTCACCCTGTTCCGAACAAAGAGTATTGCCACTCACTATAAAAAATTGCCTGACGTGGTTTCAACGGCAAAGTCGAAGGGTATGCATTGCGATCTGAATAGAGAAGCAACCTCTGACAATCACAAGAGACTCCTTGATGCCGGAATGACGAACACTCCTCCGCAGACCTTGTTACAGGAGCAGCTGACCGTGTCCTACAGATACAGTCCTGGTGCTTACAGATATTGGAGCCGACTCATGCCTTGTGCATCGCGCACCGATCGGCTCCGGCTTTCTCATGTAGGACGTGCTCTCGATGCCGACCTCGATCACGGCGACATTTCAAATTGCCTCCACGGCAGTGCATATCGCAGCTACGGCTTTCCCCACAAGGCTTCCAACCGTTGAGCGCGACCGCAGCTGTACTTGTAGTACTTATACCGGAGCGGGTTCTTCTTGTAGTAATCCTGGTGATAGTCTTCAGCTGAGTAGAAGGTGGTCGCTCGGACTAGCTGCGTCACGATCGGTGCAGGAAGCCGCTTGGATTGTTCGATCTGGCGTTTGGACTCTTCTGAGAGCTGCTTTTCCTCGTCAGTCGTATAGAACACGACCGACCGATATTGATTGCCATGGTCGCAGAATTGCGCGTTTGGCATGACAGGGTCGATGTTACGCCAAAAGGCATCCAACAATTTCTGATAGGTGACCTTCGCTGGATCATACGTCACTTCGATGGACTCGGCATGGCCCGTGTGCCCATCTGAGACTTGTTCATAGGTGGGATTTGAGACCGTGCCTCCCATGTAACCGGATACGACCGCGATAACGCCATCTACTTTTTCAAACGCCTCTTCCATGCACCAGAAGCAACCTCCGGCAAAGTAGGCCTTGGCGCTAGTCGGTGCGCTCTCAACACTATTTGAAGGCCA
This region of Nitrospira sp. genomic DNA includes:
- a CDS encoding cytochrome c, which codes for MRNILTTGLTVILGAGILWAGGQADRPERTHGYGLGRPATDQEIQAWNIDVAPTGEGLPAGQGTVKQGAAIFAARCATCHGPTGQEGPMDRLVGGVGTLASQHPIKTIGSYWPYATTLYDYVHRAMPFPAPQSLSPDEIYSVVAWLLYQNGIIAEETVLDAHSLPGISMPNSRGFIPDPRPDIPKP
- the soxC gene encoding sulfite dehydrogenase produces the protein MHDQEDAPAEEGGRPAVEGESLLDRRSLLAGTAGLVGAMLIGSMKPSAEATTEGASGDPTRVPGTAPTAYGQRSAFEKSVRVPRSWWSSLTPLQDSHGILTPSSLHFERHHNGVPTIQAAQHRLLIHGMVDQPWTFTMDDLKRFPSVSRLAFVECSGNSAPEWHKPAGQTAQQTHGLTSTNEWTGVALKTVLQEVGVHPDASWMLAEGSDAAAMTRSLPLASILEEAMLCYAQNGEPLRPEQGYPLRLFIPGWEGNTCIKWLRRLKFGRAPFMTREETSQYTDLLPDGTARQFTMVMDAKSVITSPSGGQRIQPGFQEIRGLAWSGRGRIALVEVSTDGGRSWQQATLQEPILPKCHTRFRLPWRWNGEDVILQSRCLDDTGYRQPDRATLVAIRGVNSVYHYNAIQSWHIAADGQVSNVHA
- the msrA gene encoding peptide-methionine (S)-S-oxide reductase MsrA, translating into MTMLQRLTIMAVGLMTCTLLTGWPSNSVESAPTSAKAYFAGGCFWCMEEAFEKVDGVIAVVSGYMGGTVSNPTYEQVSDGHTGHAESIEVTYDPAKVTYQKLLDAFWRNIDPVMPNAQFCDHGNQYRSVVFYTTDEEKQLSEESKRQIEQSKRLPAPIVTQLVRATTFYSAEDYHQDYYKKNPLRYKYYKYSCGRAQRLEALWGKP